A window of Paraburkholderia megapolitana genomic DNA:
GGCAGGCCGCGCAATGCCTTGAGCTTCGTCTTGTAGGCGGCGAGTTCGGCGCTATTCGGCAGCTTCTCGTGCACGAGCAGATAAGCGATCTCCTCGAATTCGCACGCACCGGCGATATCGAGAATGTCGTAGCCGCGGTAGTGCAGGTCGTTGCCCGTACGGCCGACCGTGCACAGAGCCGTGTTTCCTGCCGTCACGCCTGACAGGGCGACGGACTTTTTCGGTTTGAAGCCAGCTGCGCCTGGTTGCGCGGCGGATTGCGGCGCTTCGCTCATCTCCTGCGATCTCCTTGTGGCCCTGCTCACTTCCTGTTGAACGGCACGTCGAGCTTAAGCTCGTACGCGTGACAGCTGATGCTTCCGGACAGCGCTTCGGTGCGGGTCGCCATCGTCCTGGCCGCGGCCTGGTTCAGCATGCGCAACGGCTTCTGACCATGCATATTCACGACGTGCGCCCCTGCTGTGAATCCACTGGCGCAAACAGCGGCGCGGCCTCAGCGGGCACCGTGTGACCCGTCGAGCGCGCACGGCGCAGCACCGACCAGTAGTAGCGATAGCTCGCGCGATCGTGCAGCGTATCGTGGTACCGCGTCGGACCCCACTGCGCGTGTTGCGCGGCGAGCAGGATATCGGCGGCGGTGGCGATTTCCTCGTCGCGCGGCGCGAACGCCGCAACGATGACCGGCACTTGCGCGGGGTGGATGCTCCACATCCGCGTATAGCCGAACTCGTTGCGCGCCCGAGCGGCATCGCTGGCGACCACGGTCATGTCGCGCACTTCTGTCGATACGTTATGCGACGGCACCTTGCCATGTGCGTGACACGCCGCGGCGATTTCCAGCTTCGCGCGACGCACGAGCGGATGATCGAACTGGCCCGGCGAGCGCATCGCGCTATCGGGAATCGCGCCATCGTGTGCGGAGACGAAGTCCATCAAACCGAAGCTCAGCGCTTCGACACCAGGTAGCGCAGCGAGATCGAACGCACGCGCGAGCGCACCGTGCGTTTCGACCAGCAGTTGCACCGGCACAGGCTGGGCAATGCCGAGTTCGCGGCGCGTCGCTTCGATGAACGCGCACATTTCGGCGGCGTCCGGGACATTGCGGATTTTCGGAAGCGTGATGTAGGCGGGCGCACGTTGTGCAGCACGCAGGATGATGCGCACGTCGTCGCGCCAGTGCGGATGAGCGAAATCGTGAATGCGCACGCCGACGCGGCCGAAGCGATCGTGCTCGCTGCCGGGGAACGACGCGACGAGTTCCGCGTGCTCCGCTTCGTGGCCGACCTGGGCGCCGTCTTCGCAATCGAGCGTAACGTCGAACACCGCACCAAGCTCCTGCTGTAGTGCAAGCGATTTCAGCATCAGCTTCTCGCTGCCGGCGTAGTGATCGCAGGCAGGCAGAACGGCTGGGGGCGCTTCGCCGTCAAACAGCACTTCGGCGGGTGTGAGAGCGCGCATCGTCGGCGTCAGGAGCGTGGGTCGTCTTAGGGAGAAACCTGATTCGGGTGCGTTCTGCGGGAGCGCTGCGATGACACAGTGCGGTGGGCAAAACGCGCCCGGATCAGGCGCGAACCCGGCACACGACGATTCGAAAAAAACCGCCGTGCGCGAATTCGCATGTCAAAACCAGTTGCGTGAAAAAACCGGTGCTCGTCGTACTTCAACGAGCCCGGTCTTGCCGCGCGGCTCGCGACTATTAGCCGAGCAGATGCTGAACGCCGTCGCGCTCTTCGAGCAATTCGTTCAGCGTGTGATCCATCTTCTCGCGGGCGAACGCGTCGATGGCCAGACCTTCCACGCGCTTGTATTCGCCGTTTTCGCACGTGACGGGCACGCCGTAGACGATGTCTTCAGGAATGCCGTACGAGCCGTCCGACGGAATGCCCATCGTGACCCACTTGCCGTTCGTGCCGAGCACCCAGTCATGCACGTGGTCGATCGCCGCATTAGCCGCCGATGCCGCCGACGACAGCCCGCGCGCTTCGATAATTGCCGCGCCGCGCTTGCCGACCGTCGGAATGAACGTGTTGCGATTCCATTCGTCGTCGTTGATCAGCTTGGTGAGGTCCTGGCCTTCTGCCGTTGCAACGCGGAAGTCCGGGTACATGGTCGGCGAGTGGTTGCCCCACACAGCGAGCTTTTCGATCGATGCGACCGGCTTGCCCGACTTCGCAGCCAGTTGCGACAGCGCGCGGTTGTGGTCGAGACGCAGCATCGCGGTGAAGTTCTTCTTCGGCAGATCGGGTGCCGACTTCATGGCGATGTAGGCGTTCGTGTTGGCCGGGTTGCCGACCACCAGCACTTTCACATCGCGGCTCGCGACTTCGTTCAGCGCCTTGCCTTGCACCGTGAAGATTTCGGCGTTTGCCGACAGCAGGTCCTTACGCTCCATGCCCTTCGAGCGGGGACGGGCGCCGACCAGCAGCGCGACATCGACGTCCTTGAACGCGACCTTCGGGTCGTCGGTGACCACGACGCCCGCGAGCAGCGGGAATGCGCAGTCTTCGAGCTCCATCACGACGCCTTTGACGGCGCCTTGCGCCTGCGGCAGGTCGAGCAACTGCAGGATCACGGGCTGGTCTTTGCCGAGCATGTCGCCGTTCGCGATGCGGAACAGCAGGGAGTAACCGATTTGACCTGCGGCGCCGGTGACGGCAACACGCTTTGCGGGCTTAGCCATTGAAAATCTCCAGGACGATGCGTTAGTGCGTTAGACGCTAGGGAAAAACGCCATTTTATATGCGCGTTAGACAAAGCGTCGTTGAAACACGGCGGAATTCGCTGCGCGCGGGCTTGCGCTGAACCGGGCGGAAGCCGGGGAGCGCCGCTGCGCGGCCGTCGTGCCGGGTAATCTGTACAACCGAGCGGAGTGCGGGACGCTGTTGGTACCGTAGCGGCCGTTGCGCCTGCCGGCTCCTGCTACAGCGCGTTTCGGCGCGCGTCCGGCGGGGCGCCGGCGGGCCAGTCGAAACCTGGACTGCATGAGAGAACAGCATGGTGCAGGGCGGCTTTTGGTGCGTGACAGCCATCGGGAAAAGCGCCGTACGACAACCCGCAAACCCTTGCTCGACAAGGAGTGTAGGATTCGGCAGACGCAAAGTCAACATTATCTTATGTCTTATATAAGACATAAGTATCGCCGGGAAAGGGCTGGACGCAAGATGGGCCTTTATGATGAAATGCGCGGATGACTTCGAACCAGGCGAGCACTGCGAATCCTATCGGCCCGGCGGGCTCAGGCGACGGCGTGCCCGCTGGCGCACCCACTTCTTCCGCGGGGGCCGCGCCTGCTGCTTCAGCACCCGCCGCAGCCCACGCATTGCCCACCTCGCCGACCTTCAGCCCGCTGTATCAGCAGATCAAGGGGCTGATTACGCAGAGCCTCGAGTCGGGCGAATGGAAACCCGGCGAAATCATTCCCAGCGAAGTCGAACTGGCCGCCCGCTACAAGGTGAGTCAGGGCACCGTGCGCAAGGCAATCGACGAACTCGCCGCCGATAACCTGCTGGTCCGGCGCCAGGGCAAGGGCACTTTTGTTGCTACGCACAACGAAGACCGTGCCCAGTTTCGCTTCCTCAGATTGCTTGCCGATGACGGCGACGAACATCCGCACGTCAGCCGGCTGCTCGAATGCCGGCGGCTGCGCGCCCCGGCGGAAATTGCCCGCCAGCTCGATCTGAAGCCCGCCGATCCCGTCGTGCTGATCAAGCGCCTGCTGCAGTTCGATGGCGAAACTACGGTGCTCGACGAAATCTGGCTGCCAGGCGGCATGTTTCGCGGCCTCACGCTCGAGCGCCTGTCGGAGTACAAGGGGCCGCTCTACGCGATGTTCGAGACGGAGTTCGGCACGCGCATGATCCGCGCATCCGAGAAAATCCGCGCGGTGGCAGCCGATCCGACCGTGGCCGAACTGCTGCACGTGCCGGCCGGTTTCCCGCTGCTTTCGGTGGAGCGCGTGTCCTATACGTACGGCGATCGACCGGTCGAAGTACGTCGTGGCTGGTATGTCACAACCGGGTATTACTATCAGAACGATTTGAGCTGACGAACTGGCTCAAGACAAAGGCTCAAGACAACGCGCGAGGGCCTGTGCGAAGCACGCGCCAGGCGGCTCAAACACGCAATTGTTGCCCGCTCCGTAAAGCTCCTGCGCGGTTTTTCGCTGCAGCGCGATATGAAAAGGCGCTAAAATCGCGGACTAGTGTGACTACAAAGTAGGGGTCTAGCATGGCTGAAGCCGTAAAAAAACCGAGGCCGGAGTTCCGGAACATCGGTATCGGACAGATCTTGACGGCATACCGTCTCCCGCTAGCGGGGCGGGTGTCGATCCTGCACCGCCTGAGCGGTGGTCTGCTCTTCGTGTTCCTCCCGTTCCTGCTGTACCTCTTCTCGCAAAGCCTGACATCAGAAATCAGCTTCGAGTTGTTCAAGGATTTCCTCTCCAACATCGTCGTCAAGCTCATCACGCTGGTTCTCGCGTGGGCCTTCCTGTTTCACTTCTGCGCCGGCGTTCGCCATCTGGTGATGGACACACACCGCGGCGTCACGAAGGAGGGCGGCAAGCAGACGTCGATCGTCGTGCTGGTCCTGTCGTCGCTACTCACCCTCGCTTTTGCAGCAAAACTCTTCGGAGTCTTCTAAAAAAATGGCATCCCACAATCGAATCGGCCCGAAGCGCCTCGTAGTCGGCGCGCATTACGGGCTGCGCGACTGGCTCGCGCAACGCATTACCGCTGTCGTGATGGCGGTGTACACCGTGATCCTGCTCGCGTGGTTCTTCGGTGCGAAGGACTTCTCCTATGAAGGCTGGTCGTCGATCTTCGCCACGCAGTGGATGAAGCTCGCCACGTTCGTCGCGCTGCTGTCGCTGTTCTATCACGCCTGGGTCGGCATCCGCGACATCTGGATGGACTACATCAAGCCCGTCGGCACGCGGCTCCTCCTGCAGGCGCTGACGATCGTCTGGCTGCTCGCATGTGCGGGCTACGCTGCGCAGATTCTCTGGAGAGTGTAAAAGAATGGCTTCAATCAAGAATTCTCTGCCGCGTCGCCGCTTCGACGTCGTCATCGTCGGTGCAGGTGGTTCGGGCATGCGCGCGTCGCTGCAACTCGCGCGCGCAGGCCTGTCGGTCTGCGTACTGTCGAAGGTGTTCCCGACGCGTTCGCACACGGTCGCCGCGCAAGGCGGTATCGGTGCTTCGCTCGGCAACATGAGCGAAGACAACTGGCACTACCACTTCTACGACACGATCAAGGGTTCGGACTGGCTCGGCGACCAGGACGCGATCGAATTCATGTGCCGTGAAGCGCCGAATGCGGTCTACGAACTCGAACACATGGGCATGCCGTTCGACCGTAATGCCGACGGCACGATCTATCAGCGTCCGTTCGGCGGCCACACCGCGAACTACGGCGAAAAGCCGGTGCAACGCGCCTGCGCGGCAGCGGACCGTACGGGTCACGCGCTGCTGCACACGCTGTATCAGCAGAACGTCGCGGCGAAGACGCAGTTCTTCGTCGAATGGATGGCGCTCGATCTGATCCGCGACGCCGAAGGCGACGTGCTCGGCGTGACCGCGCTCGAAATGGAAACCGGCGACGTCTACATCCTCGAAGGCAAGACCACGCTGTTCGCCACGGGCGGCGCAGGCCGTATCTTCGCGGCATCGACGAACGCGTTCATCAACACCGGCGACGGCCTCGGCATGGCGGCCCGCTCGGGCATCGCGTTGCAGGATATGGAATTCTGGCAATTCCACCCCACCGGCGTGGCAGGTGCAGGCGTGCTGATTACCGAAGGCGTGCGCGGCGAAGGCGGCATTCTGCGTAACTCGGACGGCGAGCGCTTCATGGAGCGCTATGCGCCGACGCTGAAGGATCTGGCGCCGCGCGATTTCGTCTCGCGTTCGATGGACCAGGAAATCAAGGAAGGCCGTGGCGTGGGTCCGAATAAAGACCACGTGCTGCTCGATCTGTCGCACATCGGCGCCGAGACGATCATGAAGCGTCTGCCGTCCATTCGCGAAATCGCGCTGAAGTTCGCGAACGTCGACTGCATCAAGGAACCGATCCCGGTCGTACCGACCATCCACTACCAGATGGGCGGTATTCCGACGAACATCCACGGGCAGGTGGTGGGGACGTCGAAGGGTCACGAAGATCCGGTCAACGGTTTCTACGCAGTGGGCGAATGCTCGTGCGTGTCGGTGCACGGTGCGAACCGCCTCGGCACGAACTCGCTGCTCGACCTCGTGGTGTTCGGCCGGGCGGCCGGCAACCACATCGTCAAGCACGTGCGCGAGATCAAGGACCACAAGCCGCTGCCGGCCGATGCAGCCGAGTTCTCGCTGGCACGTCTCGACAAGCTCACGAAGTCGACCTCGGGCGAATACACGCAGGCCATCGCCGGCGACATCCGCGCGTCGATGCAGGCACATGCAGGCGTGTTCCGTACATCGAAGCTGCTGGCCGAAGGTGTCGACAAGATCAAGGAACTGGCCGAGCGGGTCGAACACGTCCATCTGAAGGACAAGTCGAAGGTGTTCAACACGGCACGTGTCGAAGCGCTGGAACTGGCGAACCTGATCGAAGTGGCGCGCGCCACGATGGTCTCCGCCGAGGCGCGCAAGGAAAGCCGCGGCGCGCACGCGCAGAGCGACTTCGAACATCGCGACGACGAAAACTGGCTGCGTCACACGCTGTGGTTCAGCGAAGGCGATCGCCTCGACTACAAGCCGGTGCATATGCAGCCGCTGACGGTCGAATCGGTACCGCCGAAAGCGCGGACGTTCTAAGCCCAAGCCAAATCAAAGGAACTGGAAATGGCCACGCGAATTTTTGAAATCTACCGCTACGATCCGGACAAGGATGCAGCGCCGCGCATGCAGCGCTACGAGATCGAGATCGACTCGCACGAACGCATGCTGCTCGACGCGCTCATCAAGCTGAAGGCGGTCGACGAAACGCTGTCGTTCCGCCGTTCGTGCCGCGAAGGCGTGTGCGGTTCGGACGCGATGAACATCAATGGCAAGAACGGTCTTGCCTGCCTGACGAACCTGAACGACCTGCCGCACAAGATCGTGTTGCGTCCGCTGCCGGGCCTGCCCGTCGTGCGCGATCTGATCTGCGATTTCACGCAGTTCTTCAACCAGTACCACTCGATCAAGCCGTACCTGATCAACGACACGCCGCCGCCGGAGAAGGAGCGCCTGCAGTCGCCGGAAGAGCGCGACGAGCTCGACGGCCTGTACGAGTGCATCCTGTGCGCGAGCTGCTCGACGTCGTGCCCGAGCTTCTGGTGGAATCCGGACAAGTTCGTCGGGCCGGCTGGTCTGCTGCAAGCCTATCGCTTCATCGCGGATAGCCGCGACGAAGCGACCGGCGAGCGTCTCGATAACCTGGAAGATCCGTATCGTCTGTTCCGCTGCCACACCATCATGAACTGCGTCGACGTGTGCCCGAAGGGTTTGAACCCGACGAAGGCGATCGGCAAGATCAAGGAATTGATGGTTCGCCGCGCCGTATAGCATGGAAGAAGCTTCGCACCAGTCCGACCCGCTTCGCCGCGCACGCCTTCGCTGGCGCGCCCGGCGCGGCTTGCTGGAAAACGATCTGATCTTCGAGCGTTTTTTCGGCAAATACGAGCATGACCTCAGCGATGCCGATGTCGGCGCCCTTACGCGCCTGCTCGAGCTGAGCGATAACGACCTGATGGACTTGCTGCTTGCACGCAAGGAACCCGAAGGCGAACTTGCTGACCCGGATGTCATACGGGTGCTGCAGCTGCTGCGTACCGTGTAAGCGTCGCGAGTAGACGCACGCAGCGCAAGTAGCGCACGCGTGCGGTGCTGCCGGTGCTGCCGGGCGTGCAGATTATCGAAACCCTGTTTCCATACTTCGATTGAGGATGTGCCATGACCCCGTCTGATGTAAAAGCCACGCTATCGTTCAGCGACAACTCGCCGAGCGTTGAAATGCCGATCTACAAGGGCACCCTTGGCCCGGACGTGATCGACATCCGCAAACTGTACGGCCAGACCGGCAAGTTCACGTACGACCCCGGCTTCATGTCGACGGCGTCGTGCAACTCGGCGATCACGTATATCGATGGGGACAAGGGCGAGCTGCTGTACCGCGGCTACCCGATCGACAACCTCGCGCAGAACGCCGACTTCCTCGAAACCTGCTTCCTGTTGCTGAAGGGCGAACTGCCGAACAAGCAGGAAAAGGACGAGTTCGTCGACACCGTCACGAAGCACACGATGGTGCACGAGCAGATGCAGTTTTTCTTCCGCGGTTTCCGCCGCGATGCGCACCCGATGGCGATTCTGGTGGCCGCTGTCGGCGCGCTGTCGGCGTTCTATCACGACTCGCTCGACATCAATAACCCGCGTCACCGCGACGTATCGGCGATTCGCATGATCGCGAAGCTGCCGACGCTGGTCGCGATGGCCTACAAGTACAGTATCGGCCAGCCGTTCGTGTATCCGCGCAACGACCTGTCGTACAGCGCGAATTTCATGCGCATGATGTTCTCGAATCCGTGCGAGGAATATAAGGTCAATGACGTGCTGGTGCGCGCGCTCGACCGTATCCTGATCCTGCATGCGGACCACGAGCAGAATGCGTCGACGTCGACGGTGCGGCTGGCGGGTTCGTCGGGTGCGAATCCGTTTGCGTGTATCGCGGCCGGTATCGCATGCCTGTGGGGTCCGGCACACGGCGGCGCGAACGAAGCGGCGCTGAACATGCTTGAAGAAATCGGTTCGATCGACAACATCCCTGAGTTCATCAAGCAGGTGAAGGACAAGAACTCGGGTGTGAAGCTGATGGGCTTCGGTCACCGCGTGTACAAGAACTACGATCCGCGCGCGAAGCTGATGCGCGAGACCTGCTACGAAGTGCTGGAAGAACTGGGCCTGCATGACGACCCGCTCTTCAAGCTCGCCATGGAACTCGAAAAGATCGCGCTCGAAGACGAATACTTCGTGTCGCGCAAGCTGTACCCGAACGTCGACTTCTACTCGGGCATCGTGCAACGTGCGCTCGGTATCCCGACGTCGATGTTCACCTGCATCTTCTCGATGGCGCGTACGGTGGGCTGGATTGCGCAGTGGAACGAAATGATCGCCGATCCGGAACAGAAGATTGGTCGTCCGCGCCAGTTGTTCGTGGGCGATACGTCGCGCGAAGCGAAGCCGATCGCGCAGCGCTAAGGCGATAAGTAGCGGTAACTGCAAAGAGAACGCCCCGACGGTAAAAGCCGTCGGGGCGTTTTTACTGGTGCGGTGGTTTGCACAGAAACGAGACCGCTTTAGCGGCCTCGTCCCGCGTCCTTTACCACTGCATCGAGGCACCAATCCCGTATGCAGTCCCTGCCGAACTCGTACCGACGCCGGCGCGCATCTTGATGTTATTCGTGATGCGCGCGGTCGCTCCCACGGCGACCGCCTGGTAGCCCTGGAAGGACCCGACGCCTACCCCCATCGAAAGCGTCTTGCCTTGATCCACCTCCGGGATCATCGAGAGCGCTGTCGCGGCGGCAATACCCGAATAAGCGGTTCTTGCCGTGCTGTTGACGCTCTGCTGCAACTGGCCCACCGCCTGATTCGTGTAATTGTTCGCCTGACTGAGCGTGGCGTTGAGCTGGTTGAGGTTGACCGCGTCGGTGCCTTGCGTGCCGGCGGCCACATTCGTGACCTGGCGTTGCTGGTTCGCGCTACCCATCGAAACGACGTTTGAACGGCCTCCGTCATCCGAGCCGGCGCCGATTGCCACGGAATTGGATCCAGCCGTGACGTGCGGCTTGTCGGTGCCCTTGCCGTTCATGTCCGTCGCGACGCCATTGTTGTTCGCTGCTGTCGTCGAGCTGTTGTTGATGCTGGTCGAAAGCGACGACACCTGGTTGTTCACGCTGGTCGACAGTGACGCGACGGTGTTGTTGGTGCTCGAAAGACCTGTCGATAGCGAGTTGACGCTCGTCTGGGTCGACGTGGACAGCGATGTCAGGTTGCTGTTGGTGGTGCTGAGGCCGGTCGACAACGAGCCGACTGCGGTCGACGTCGAGGTCGACAGCGACGCGACGCTGGCGTTGGTGGCACCGAGTCCCGTCGACAGCGAAGCGACAGCGCTATTGGTCGCGAACAGCTGGCTACCGTTGATCGCGTCGGTGCTGGTCGACGTGATCTGGCCGGCGGAGACGTTGGTGATCTGCCTCGTGATGATTTGCCCTTGCGCGTTAGCGGAGCCGACGCTGAACACGCCGCTAGGATTAGCGCCCGCAAACCCGCCGAAGAGCAGCCCTCCGATCGTGACCGACGAGACCGGGACAAACGGCGCAGTAGTAGAGCCGTTGCCGATGGCAACCGAGTTGTCGTCGCTGGCGACTGCATTCGGGCCGATAGCGACACTGTTCTGACCGGTCACGATGCTGTCCGGCAACGTCGAGTTGGCATGAAAGTACTTGGTGCCCTTGGTGCTGATGTTGTTGAGGGCGTCTCCGACGTTATTGTTGGTAGTGGTCGTGCCGTCTGCGTTGTAGGTGACGTAGGCCGGCGCCGAGACCTGACCAGTCGTCGGATCGTACTTCGCTCCACCGCCAAGCGCCGAGGCCGTGGAAGTGCCCAGAGCGTTTGTGTTGGACGTGATGGAGCTGATGCCGGTGGACAACGAACTAAGCCCAGTCGATGTCGAGGTCGACAGCGTAGTCAGGCTGCTGTTAGTCGAGCTCAGGCCAGTAGACAGCGATGTGACGTTGCTCGTCAGCGTTACGAGTCCGGTCGATGTCGACGTCGACAGCGAAGCGAGGTTGCTGTTCGTCGTGGACAGACCGCTGGATGTCGAGGTGGATAGCGACGCGACGGAGCTCGTGGTCGTAGACAGACCGGTAGACAACGAGTTGATGCCGGTCGAAGCGGACGTCGAGAGCGAGGTCAGGTTCAGGTTGGTGGTCGACAAGCCGGTGGATAGTGAGTTGATACCGGTCGAAGCCGACGTCGAGAGCGACACCACATTCGCGTTGGTCGTCGACAGACCCGTGGACAGCGAGTTGATACCCGTCGAGGCCGACGTCGAGAGACTACCGACGTTGCTGTTGGTCGTGCTCAGGCCAGTCGACAGCGAGTTCACGCCGGTCGATAGCGAGCTGATCCCGCTCGATGTGGAGCTCGACAGGCTCGTTACGTTGCTGTTGGTCGTACTCAGGCCGGTCGACAGCGAACTCACGCCCGTCGACAACGAGCTGATTCCGCTCGACGTGGAGCTCGACAGACTCGTCACATTACTGTTGGTCGTGCTGAGCCCAGTCGACAGCGAGGTGATGCCACTAGACGTGGAGCTCGACAGGCTCGTCACATTGCTATTGGTCGTGCTCAGCCCAGTAGACAGCGAATTCACACCCGTCGACAGCGAACCGATACCGCTCGACGTCGAACTCGACAGGCTCGCGAGATTGCTATTGGTCGTGCTCAGACCGGTCGACAGACTGCTGAAACCTGTCGAGAGATTGCCGACGCCGGTTGACAGCGAGTTGACCGCGCCATTCGTCGCAAAGAGCTGCGAGCCGTTGATTGCATCGGTGCTGGTTCCTGTGACCCGGCCTGCAGCCACGTTGGTGATCTGGCGTTCCTTGTTCAGGTCACCCACCGATACCACGCCTACCGGCGCTCCCCCCGCGTAGGTAGCGGACTGCCCGCCAACCGTCCCAGTCGGCGTGGGATTGGCCGCCGCCGTGATAGAGCTGCTACCCAGGGCCACGCTGTTCGCGGTGCTGACCACCGCGCCGTTGCCGATCGCCACGCCATTGGACACCGACGCGCTGGCATTCGGACCCAACGCCATCGCGTTCACACCGGTTGCGCCGTCGTTGTTGTAGTTACCTTGCTGCGTGCCGTTGTCGTTGACGCTGTAGTAGTGCGTGCGCGTCGCCGAGACGACGGTGGACAGGCTCGATACGCTGCTGCCCGTCGTGCTCAGTCCGGTGGACAGCGATGTGATGCCCGTCGACGTCGAAGTGGACAACGTGTTCAGACCGGTCGACAGCGAACCGATACCGCTCGAAGCCGAAGTCGACAGACTGCTGACACTGCTGGTCGTCGTGCTCAACCCGGTCGACAGGCTGTTGATGCCGGTCGAAGTAGACGTAGAAAGCGAGCCAATACTCGTCGACGTCGAACTCGACAGGCTCGCCACGCCACTGCTGGTTGTGCTCAATCCAGTCGAAAGGCTGGCCACGCTGGCCGCCGTAGCGGTCGACAGCGATACCGCATTGTTCGCGACACTGAACAGCTGACTGCCGTTCACTGCATCGGTGCTGGTCGAAGTCACGCGGCCTGCCGCGACGTTCGTGATCTGCCGCTCGGCGCCAGGCGCGCCGACGCTCACCACGCCACCAGGCGTAGTGCCGGCGAACGGGCCGAAGGTGGTCGAACCGATCGTGACATTGGTCACCGGGTTGGCCGCGGCTGTGGTGGATTGCGCGCCCAACGCAACGGAGTTGTCCGTGCCGGCGACCGCACCCGCGCCGAGTGCGACGGACAGATTGCCGGACGCCCGGGTCTGCGTGGTCGCGTCGTAGTTGATGCCGGCGGTAGCGGTATTGTCCGAACCGATCGCGATGGAGCGTGTGCCCGAAGCGAGCGACGACTGACCGATCGCAATGCCGGCTGTGCCGGATGCCAGCGATACCGAACCCAGCGACAGAGAAAAGTCACCATTCGCAGCACTCTGCCGGCCGATGGCGATGCCTGCGGCGCCGTTCGATAGCGCAGCGGCACCGATGGCGACGC
This region includes:
- a CDS encoding beta strand repeat-containing protein, with product MDSAVCSSAVNRLNPGNSPTTTPGANFAAVNCGVAIGDKATATNSGALAVGSNSTATGALSVGVGPAAAALQNGSVAIGAAALSNGAAGIAIGRQSAANGDFSLSLGSVSLASGTAGIAIGQSSLASGTRSIAIGSDNTATAGINYDATTQTRASGNLSVALGAGAVAGTDNSVALGAQSTTAAANPVTNVTIGSTTFGPFAGTTPGGVVSVGAPGAERQITNVAAGRVTSTSTDAVNGSQLFSVANNAVSLSTATAASVASLSTGLSTTSSGVASLSSSTSTSIGSLSTSTSTGINSLSTGLSTTTSSVSSLSTSASSGIGSLSTGLNTLSTSTSTGITSLSTGLSTTGSSVSSLSTVVSATRTHYYSVNDNGTQQGNYNNDGATGVNAMALGPNASASVSNGVAIGNGAVVSTANSVALGSSSITAAANPTPTGTVGGQSATYAGGAPVGVVSVGDLNKERQITNVAAGRVTGTSTDAINGSQLFATNGAVNSLSTGVGNLSTGFSSLSTGLSTTNSNLASLSSSTSSGIGSLSTGVNSLSTGLSTTNSNVTSLSSSTSSGITSLSTGLSTTNSNVTSLSSSTSSGISSLSTGVSSLSTGLSTTNSNVTSLSSSTSSGISSLSTGVNSLSTGLSTTNSNVGSLSTSASTGINSLSTGLSTTNANVVSLSTSASTGINSLSTGLSTTNLNLTSLSTSASTGINSLSTGLSTTTSSVASLSTSTSSGLSTTNSNLASLSTSTSTGLVTLTSNVTSLSTGLSSTNSSLTTLSTSTSTGLSSLSTGISSITSNTNALGTSTASALGGGAKYDPTTGQVSAPAYVTYNADGTTTTNNNVGDALNNISTKGTKYFHANSTLPDSIVTGQNSVAIGPNAVASDDNSVAIGNGSTTAPFVPVSSVTIGGLLFGGFAGANPSGVFSVGSANAQGQIITRQITNVSAGQITSTSTDAINGSQLFATNSAVASLSTGLGATNASVASLSTSTSTAVGSLSTGLSTTNSNLTSLSTSTQTSVNSLSTGLSSTNNTVASLSTSVNNQVSSLSTSINNSSTTAANNNGVATDMNGKGTDKPHVTAGSNSVAIGAGSDDGGRSNVVSMGSANQQRQVTNVAAGTQGTDAVNLNQLNATLSQANNYTNQAVGQLQQSVNSTARTAYSGIAAATALSMIPEVDQGKTLSMGVGVGSFQGYQAVAVGATARITNNIKMRAGVGTSSAGTAYGIGASMQW